AATAGTCAAAATCTGCAGTTTCAACAATGCAATTCTGATGCCTTAATGTTAACTTCTAGGAGGGCATACCAATTCCAGTTTCAGCAATTTTGTATTCATTTCTGGTTTCTGATTCAACAAACCCGTCCCTCTTCTCAACCCAACTAAAACCAGGCTTCTTATGGACCCCTTGCTCCTTCATCACCTTCCTAATATTCTCAACCTCTTCCCACTCTCCATCAGCAGCATAAATATTTGACAGTGTTACAAAACCTCCAGGTCTTTTCAACTCCATCCTCAGAATATCCTCGGCCATCAGTTTAGCTAAATCTCTTCTGCCATGGATTTTACAGCCATTGAAGAAAGCCCCAACGATTGAATCTGTAACTTCAATTGGCATCTCCTTAAATAATTCATAAGCTTCTACCATCCTGCCAGAACGGCATAGAAGGTCAAGAACACAAGAATAATGCTCTTGGCTGATCTCAACCCCGTATTTCTCTTTCATAGACCTGAAGATAGTTAAACCCTTCTCAACTAGGCCACCATGGCTGCAAGCAGAAAGAACTGAAATCAAAGTGATGTGATTTGCCTGCATTCCTTCTGCTTGCATCCTCTCAAATAGCTGAATTGAGGAGTCAACCAAACCATGCTTCCCGTAACATCCAATCATGGCATTCCATGATGCAACATTCTTGATGGGAATCCTATCAAACACATCCCAAGCATCTTTCACAGTCCCGCATTTTGAGTACACGTCAATAAGAGCAGTAGCAACAAACACATTCATGTCAAACCCCATTCTGTAAATCAAGCCGTGAAGTTCTTTCCCTCTGTGAATCGAGCCCATCAATCCACAAGCAGGAAGCAGTCCAGTGACAGTCACCTGGTTGGGCTTAATCCCAGCAACCAGCATGTCCTGAAACAATCTCCAAGCTTCAACAGCTTTAAGACTTTGAGTGAAACCAGAAATCATTGCATTCCATGTAACCAAATCAGGAACCAACCCCTCTCTCACCATTCTAGAGAACAGCACAAAAGCACCATTACAATCTCCATCCCTAGCATAACCAGCAATCATCGCATTCCAAGTGAAATCATTCGGTTCTAATCCTTCCACCTTCATCCTCTCAAACAAAACAAGGGCCTCCTCCAGGGTCCCAATATTACAGTACCCACAAATCATTGATGTCCAAGAAACCACATCCCTCTCAATCATTCCATCAAACACTTTACGTCCACAACCCACATGCCCACATTTACAATACATATCAATCAAGCTATTTGCCACAGAAACAACATTTCCAAAACCAGTTCTACTTATCACACAATGAACCTCCCTTCCCTTATTAAAATCCATCAAACCAACACATTGTTTAAGCACAATAGAGAATGTGAACTTATTAGCAACAATTCCCAACTCCTGCATCAAAGAAAAATACCCAATTGCCTCCTCATGATACCCATGAAAGGCCAAAGCTGAAACCATCCAGTTGAAAGCAAAAACATTTGGGTTTTGAGTTCTTTCTAGGACAAGCCTTGCAGACTGCAAATCCCCACAACTTGCATACATGCCCacgagctttgagctcatggaCAAAATGTTCATGTCAATCCTAGAAGCTAACAGCATGGCATGGACTTGCTTCCCTGGTTGCAGTGCCTTGCATTTCAGGCATCTTTGC
The sequence above is drawn from the Vitis riparia cultivar Riparia Gloire de Montpellier isolate 1030 chromosome 6, EGFV_Vit.rip_1.0, whole genome shotgun sequence genome and encodes:
- the LOC117915988 gene encoding pentatricopeptide repeat-containing protein At5g59600-like, whose protein sequence is MIKPLLSPNALFSDHLGFLLQRCLKCKALQPGKQVHAMLLASRIDMNILSMSSKLVGMYASCGDLQSARLVLERTQNPNVFAFNWMVSALAFHGYHEEAIGYFSLMQELGIVANKFTFSIVLKQCVGLMDFNKGREVHCVISRTGFGNVVSVANSLIDMYCKCGHVGCGRKVFDGMIERDVVSWTSMICGYCNIGTLEEALVLFERMKVEGLEPNDFTWNAMIAGYARDGDCNGAFVLFSRMVREGLVPDLVTWNAMISGFTQSLKAVEAWRLFQDMLVAGIKPNQVTVTGLLPACGLMGSIHRGKELHGLIYRMGFDMNVFVATALIDVYSKCGTVKDAWDVFDRIPIKNVASWNAMIGCYGKHGLVDSSIQLFERMQAEGMQANHITLISVLSACSHGGLVEKGLTIFRSMKEKYGVEISQEHYSCVLDLLCRSGRMVEAYELFKEMPIEVTDSIVGAFFNGCKIHGRRDLAKLMAEDILRMELKRPGGFVTLSNIYAADGEWEEVENIRKVMKEQGVHKKPGFSWVEKRDGFVESETRNEYKIAETGIGMPS